In Vigna unguiculata cultivar IT97K-499-35 chromosome 3, ASM411807v1, whole genome shotgun sequence, a single genomic region encodes these proteins:
- the LOC114179881 gene encoding uncharacterized protein LOC114179881, translating to MPKQRGRTRKKGKQLQVTDSSESYSPNSKSESSDLPSSARMRLISNSSVVHARRSSLRLANKYIETRRTTPLHANQVSDSTVIHGCCSSVRLEQQEIVETGTTAEKIIEVSDNEDQMVNPSTQVEEHNALEVEHAPLEKELLAEGIQAFKCREREDKNNSSKSISMVGHSSSQFSLQLTQMVNMWENEGDDEVESVGQSSTMDRAEGYQVKEEFMPLLRKILTKHGDVFENSLILTARFRSVILEAICEIISELKDKDLNKITEDRLHNMIALANEMKTMQMNIEWLHLRLQEIYEARKILKQSGMLKERKDSNKRVIETAKRELDQCQEEKEALEARFQSLRERIFDKETACKETLARAQDEYVCISQTITDAKSKVKRFLNCSLVNGLL from the exons atgccAAAACAAAGAGGAAGAACAAGAAAGAAGGGAAAGCAGCTTCAGGTTACAGATTCTTCTGAATCTTATTCACCAAACAGCAAG TCAGAGTCTTCGGATCTCCCTTCCTCTGCAAGAATGCGTTTGATTTCAAATTCTAGTGTAGTTCATGCACGCCGTTCTTCTTTGAGATTAGCAAATAAGTATATTGAAACTAGAAGAACCACACCTTTGCATGCTAACCAAGTGTCAGATTCCACTGTAATTCATGGCTGCTGTTCCTCTGTGAGATTAGAACAACAAGAGATTGTTGAAACTGGAACAACAGCAGAGAAGATTATAGAAGTGAGTGATAATGAGGACCAAATGGTTAATCCATCGACTCAAGTGGAAGAGCACAATGCATTGGAAGTAGAACATGCCCCTCTAGAGAAGGAACTTTTGGCTGAGGGTATTCAAGCATTTAAGTGTAGGGAAAGAGAGGACAAGAACAATAGCAGCAAGTCTATTTCAATGGTTGGACATTCATCCTCACAATTCAGCCTTCAACTTACTCAGATGGTTAATATGTGGGAAAATGAAGGTGATGATGAAGTTGAGTCTGTGGGACAAAGCTCAACAATGGACAGAGCTGAAGGATACCAAGTGAAGGAAGAATTCATGCCTCTGTTAAGAAAAATTCTCACTAAGCATGGAGATGTTTTTGAGAATTCCTTGATATTGACAGCAAGATTCAGATCAGTTATTTTGGAGGCGATATGTGAGATCATCTCAGAACTGAAAGACAAGGATCTGAACAAAATCACAGAAGATAGGCTGCATAACATGATTGCTCTTgcaaatgaaatgaaaactaTGCAAATGAACATTGAGTGGCTTCACCTGAGATTGCAAGAGATATATGAGGCAAGGAAGATTCTTAAACAATCTGGCATGCTGAAAGAGAGGAAAGATAGCAACAAAAGGGTCATTGAAACTGCGAAGAGAGAATTGGATCAATGTCAAGAAGAAAAGGAGGCATTGGAAGCAAGGTTCCAATCATTACGAGAGAGAATATTTGATAAAGAGACTGCTTGCAAGGAGACACTAGCAAGAGCACAGGATGAATATGTTTGCATATCTCAAACTATCACAGATGCTAAATCTAAAGTGAAACGCTTTTTAAATTGCTCTCTGGTGAATGGTTTGCTTTAG
- the LOC114176016 gene encoding cationic amino acid transporter 1-like, producing the protein MGGEGAIDGGVRRRGLTFRRNDFFPEESFKSWENYARAIMETPWRLKDRMLSRSEDHTELVEMKARSSHEMKKTLNWWDLMWFGIGAVIGSGIFVLTGLEARSTVGPAVVLSYVVSGVSALFSVFCYTEFAVEIPVAGGSFAYLRVELGEFVAFIAAGNILLEYVIGGAAVARSWTSYFATLCGQHPDDFRIVVHKMNPDYGHLDPISIGVLIAITILAVYSTKGSSIFNFIATIFHLVVIAFIIIAGLTKANTENYTPFLPFEVRGVFKASAVLFFAYVGFDAVSTMAEETKNPARDIPIGLVGSMVITTFLYCVLAVTLCLMQKYTDIDPDAPYSVAFSAVGMDWAKYIVAFGALKGMTTVLLVSAVGQARYLTHIARTHMMPPWFAHVDEKTGTPVNATMSMLAATAVISFFTKLNILSNLLSISTLFIFMLVAVALLVRRYYSSGVTTKQNKVKLILCLALILGSSCGISGYWASSDGWIGYAVFVPLWILGTGVLWLCVPQAKQPKLWGVPLVPWLPSLSIAINIFLLGSIDKDSFIRFGVWTGLLLVYYVLLGLHASYDTAKGFESQQNPVDVDKQWNKAEEGAQGARGQVPLAEVTTD; encoded by the exons ATGGGAGGTGAGGGCGCGATTGACGGCGGAGTGCGGAGGCGGGGATTGACATTCCGGCGAAACGACTTTTTCCCGGAAGAGTCATTCAAGAGTTGGGAGAACTATGCCAGAGCGATTATGGAGACGCCGTGGAGGCTGAAGGATCGGATGCTCAGTCGATCCGAGGACCACACGGAGCTCGTGGAGATGAAAGCTCGGAGCAGCCACGAGATGAAGAAGACGCTCAACTGGTGGGACCTCATGTGGTTCGGAATCGGCGCCGTCATCGGCTCCGGCATATTCGTCCTCACCGGCCTCGAGGCTAGGTCAACGGTCGGACCCGCCGTCGTCCTCTCCTACGTCGTTTCCGGTGTCTCCGCCTTGTTCTCCGTCTTCTGCTACACCGAGTTCGCGGTAGAAATCCCCGTCGCAG GTGGATCGTTTGCGTACTTAAGAGTAGAACTGGGAGAATTTGTGGCCTTCATAGCTGCCGGAAACATCCTCCTTGAATATGTAATCGGCGGCGCCGCCGTGGCTCGGTCATGGACCTCGTATTTCGCCACCCTCTGCGGCCAACACCCTGATGACTTTCGTATAGTAGTCCACAAGATGAATCCTGACTATGGCCATCTGGACCCTATATCCATCGGAGTCCTCATAGCCATCACCATCCTCGCAGTGTACAGCACCAAAGGTTCTTCAATCTTCAACTTCATTGCCACAATCTTTCACTTGGTTGTCATCGCCTTCATCATCATCGCAGGCCTCACGAAGGCCAACACCGAAAACTACACcccttttcttccttttgaaGTTCGTGGCGTGTTCAAGGCTTCGGCTGTTCTTTTCTTTGCCTACGTTGGCTTTGATGCTGTCTCAACCATGGCCGAGGAAACCAAGAACCCTGCGAGGGACATTCCCATCGGTCTTGTGGGCTCAATGGTCATCACCACATTCTTATATTGCGTGCTAGCAGTGACACTATGCCTCATGCAAAAGTACACCGACATCGACCCAGATGCTCCCTATTCGGTTGCGTTCAGTGCTGTGGGAATGGATTGGGCTAAGTACATTGTTGCATTTGGGGCGTTGAAGGGAATGACCACTGTGTTGTTGGTGAGTGCGGTGGGTCAAGCTCGTTACCTAACCCACATTGCACGTACCCACATGATGCCTCCTTGGTTTGCTCATGTCGATGAGAAAACTGGGACACCCGTGAATGCCACAATGTCCATGCTTGCAGCCACAGCCGTAATTTCTTTCTTCACTAAACTTAATATTCTCTCCAACCTCTTGTCAATTTCCACACTCTTCATCTTCATGCTTGTGGCTGTGGCGCTTCTGGTGCGCCGCTATTACTCAAGTGGGGTAACCACAAAGCAGAATAAAGTGAAGCTCATTCTGTGCCTTGCGTTGATTTTGGGGTCTTCCTGTGGAATTTCTGGTTATTGGGCAAGCAGTGATGGTTGGATTGGGTATGCAGTTTTCGTGCCGCTGTGGATTTTAGGGACTGGGGTTCTTTGGCTCTGTGTTCCACAGGCAAAACAACCGAAACTTTGGGGGGTGCCCTTGGTTCCATGGCTACCTTCTTTATCTATTGCCATTAACATATTCCTTCTTGGCTCTATTGATAAAGATTCATTTATCAGGTTTGGGGTGTGGACAGGGCTCCTCTTGGTATACTATGTGCTATTGGGGCTCCATGCTTCTTATGACACAGCAAAAGGGTTTGAGAGCCAACAAAATCCAGTGGATGTTGACAAGCAATGGAACAAAGCAGAAGAAGGAGCACAAGGGGCAAGAGGGCAAGTGCCTCTTGCAGAAGTTACAACTGATTAA